The region TAGAGCCCGGTCATCGCACGCTGGATGAAGGCCAGCGCAGCCATGACGATGAAGAACGGAAAGCCGGCGACTCAGGGTGTCTGTTCCACCTGCGGTACGAAGATGTTCAGGATCGGTAAGAGCTAGGTCTTTACTGGCATAACCATAGGATAGAAGAGGCTGGGTTTTCCCGGTATCGGGATGCCCAGCCTCTTTCCTTTTTCTCCGCAGGCAACTAAATAGGCTACTGTGACTTGGCCACACATTCCATTCTTATGTGCGACTGCAACAGTTCAGGAGATTGCCACAA is a window of Dehalococcoidales bacterium DNA encoding:
- a CDS encoding DUF5679 domain-containing protein, with translation MKASAAMTMKNGKPATQGVCSTCGTKMFRIGKS